In Candidatus Poribacteria bacterium, the sequence GGACGTTGGAAACGTGCGTCATTGCAACTATCTTGGTGCGCTCTGTCAACAGCGTTTCCAAATCATCAAGCTGCAATACTCCTTCATCGGTGATTTCAATAAACCGCAGCTTCGCGCCGGTACGCTGGGATAGCAACTGCCACGGCAGGAGGTTGCTGTGGTGTTCCATGACCGTGACAAGGATTTCATCGCCCTCTCGGAGATTGGCACTTCCCCAACTATGCGCAACCAAGTTGATCGATTCGGTGGTGTTTCGTGTAAAGATAATCTGGCTGGAACGACGGGCATTGATGAAACGCCCGATCCGCTGGCGCGCTTCCTCATACTTGGCGGTCGCTTCCTCAGAGATACGGTAAATGCCCCGATGTATATTTGAGTTATAGGTCCGATAATACGCATCCATCGCCTCAATTACACAATCTGGCGTTTGGGAGGTCGCAGCGCTATCCAGATAGATCAGTGGTAGATCCTTCGGACAGCATCGACATCAAACGCATTGAGTGGATTGTTCATAGGTTGAGCGTACATCGGGATTCCAGTTCGGTTCGGATTCTATGGTAGATTTTAGAATTATTTAGACACTCCCAATCCACAACCAATCCCCTAAATCCCCCAACCCCCCCTTATCAAGGGGGAAACCGTTATCAGGGGGACTTGGGAAACTTCGCGACGGTCGGAGTTATCGGTAAATGTCTATTTATCTTTAGAATCCGCTATAAATGAATTCAGGCGTAAAACGCAAAACGTATCAACCAGTGTCTTTACATTTCACGTTTTACGCACGGCTAACTTATTTTGAAAACAGGTTGCTCGCCCAGTTGGTCAGTTTCCCACCTGAGAACGAGACATCGACTGTCTCGCCGTGATCATCACATGCCGCGTCTGTCGGCACGCCAGCATCGGCATCACTCTGTTGGACATAGCCTTTTGCGATAAGGTATGCTTCGACTTCGTCGCCGCTGACATCAGCGATAATCTCACCATTGATTTCGATCGTTGGTTGTAGTGGTTGACCACTCTTCTCGACCATTTCACGATAATTATCTGCGTTGTTAATGATGTCTATATCTGCGTATTCTAAGCCATATTTCTGGAAGATCGCGCGGACACCATTGCTCCAACCGCAAACAGGTTTCATATAGGCGTTAATTTTTGGCTGACTCATTTTAGTTTCCTTTCAATTTTGAAAAGTGTGAAGAGTAAAACGTGAAAACTACAGTAAACGCGCTGTGGTTTTCGCACGGTTACATCGCTAATTTGTGATCGATCGACTGCTGAAGTTGCGTCCGAACCGATTCCAACGAAATCCGTTGCATCACAGGTTCAAAAAAGCCGTCAACAATCAACCGTTCCGCTGCGTCGTGGGACAATCCACGACTCATGAGGTAAAACACCTGATCTTTATCAATAGGGCCTGCTGTCGCACCGTGTGTACAACGGATTCCTTCACTGGCTAAGATTTCGAGTCCGGGCAGGGGGTCTGCGCGGGCATGGTCACTTAGCATCAGGTTATCGTTCTTCTGATAGGCATCGGTATGCTGACCGCCGGGGTGGACATGAATCATACCCGCCCACACACTCCGTGAGCGATCCTTTAGGACAGTTCGATAGAGCAGATCGCTTGTTGTGTGGGGCGCCTGATGGTCTTGATATGTGTGAATATCGAGGTGCTGACGGGCGTGTGTAAAGGTCAATCCGAGCATCTCGACGTGACTTCCCGGCTTCTCCAACACCGATAACTGATTGAGTTTGCTCGCGCGACTCCCTAGTGCGCTCGAAACCCAACGCAACTGGGCGTCTCTTCCAATAAGCGC encodes:
- a CDS encoding glutaredoxin encodes the protein MSQPKINAYMKPVCGWSNGVRAIFQKYGLEYADIDIINNADNYREMVEKSGQPLQPTIEINGEIIADVSGDEVEAYLIAKGYVQQSDADAGVPTDAACDDHGETVDVSFSGGKLTNWASNLFSK
- a CDS encoding aminotransferase class V-fold PLP-dependent enzyme gives rise to the protein MIYLDSAATSQTPDCVIEAMDAYYRTYNSNIHRGIYRISEEATAKYEEARQRIGRFINARRSSQIIFTRNTTESINLVAHSWGSANLREGDEILVTVMEHHSNLLPWQLLSQRTGAKLRFIEITDEGVLQLDDLETLLTERTKIVAMTHVSNV